Proteins from a genomic interval of Planctomycetota bacterium:
- a CDS encoding DUF4912 domain-containing protein, producing the protein MEKHIEPDQASIYLDYGPPLPDTYNQAVLVALIRDPECIFAYWELSTQMVPEIFRLRDLKPAAVKWLLRTHNLFRKEFSDIELPRPEHLGNVQGNYYLIVLPDMEYQLELGLISGQNFISLVKSNIIRTPRKGRSSEVSSSPA; encoded by the coding sequence ATGGAAAAACATATTGAGCCGGACCAGGCGTCAATCTATCTGGACTACGGCCCGCCGCTGCCGGACACCTATAATCAGGCGGTGCTGGTCGCCTTAATTCGCGACCCGGAATGCATCTTTGCCTACTGGGAACTCTCTACCCAGATGGTGCCGGAAATATTCAGGCTGCGCGACCTAAAGCCCGCCGCGGTCAAATGGCTTCTCAGGACGCATAACCTGTTCCGGAAAGAATTCTCTGATATCGAGTTACCGAGGCCGGAGCACCTTGGCAATGTTCAGGGTAATTATTATCTGATCGTGCTGCCTGATATGGAATATCAACTGGAATTAGGCCTGATAAGCGGCCAGAATTTTATCTCGCTGGTTAAATCTAATATCATCAGGACGCCCAGAAAAGGTCGGTCCTCCGAAGTGTCGTCCTCCCCTGCTTAG
- a CDS encoding DUF1926 domain-containing protein, translating into MPVNFIFCVHNHQPVGNFDEVMESAYKQAYAPFIDVMDRFPQIRFCIHYTGPLLQYLERTHPRFISRLQKMVSEDRVEIIGGGFYEPILTMLTDRDKIGQITAFSDYLAKLFGKRPRGIWLAERAWEQSLTKPLAQAGVEFTILDDFHFRTAGFLSKELTGYFITEDQGHTLGIFPIPEKLRYSIPFKEPQESINYLAQFNHNNKSANAVICYADDGEKFGLWPKTYEHCYGNNWLERFLQSLNANPWINITTFSEVIDKARPVGKAYIPAGSYREMTEWVLSNEASMVYEDYKQHLPPSEFALNPGGFWRNFFVKYPEINLMYSKMMQVSQVLASLSDKKPDKKSQAALPPAQLELYRGQGNDAFWHGVFGGFYLPHLRHAMYNHLIAAEELLRQIAPAKPNGKAQNHDNVLLEIADLDYDGYPEIRYSNEFLNCYFKPAQGGALYELDVIPKRFNPLATIRRRQESYHKKILEAQAQNSVTNVATIHDLVISKTKGLENLLYYDNYPRQSCLDHFIAKDTSLDGFARCHYAEQGDFLSGEYKTSIPLKKAAIKFARDGFVRQAGKSYPVQVSKNISFAFDDPKSLQMDYEITNTGPEPIEAVFAVEFNLSMLAGNAHDRFYYSSRNKNLGPLISQGEAANEKIFGIQDLFQKIDISFDLTKPSRIWYFPIQTVSQSEGGFELVYQSSVILPGWEIHLKPQEKWQVRIAKRVKFI; encoded by the coding sequence TTCGGAGGATCGAGTGGAGATTATCGGGGGCGGTTTCTATGAGCCAATCCTGACCATGCTGACGGACCGCGACAAAATCGGCCAGATTACCGCCTTTAGCGATTATCTGGCCAAACTCTTTGGCAAACGCCCGCGCGGTATCTGGCTGGCTGAACGGGCCTGGGAACAGTCGTTGACTAAGCCTCTGGCTCAGGCCGGCGTGGAATTCACCATCCTGGACGATTTCCATTTCAGGACTGCCGGATTCTTATCCAAAGAACTCACCGGCTACTTTATTACCGAAGACCAGGGACATACGCTGGGAATCTTCCCGATCCCGGAAAAACTGCGCTACTCCATTCCGTTTAAAGAACCGCAGGAGAGCATAAACTACCTGGCGCAGTTTAACCATAATAATAAATCCGCAAACGCGGTTATCTGCTATGCGGACGACGGCGAAAAATTCGGGCTCTGGCCCAAGACCTACGAGCACTGCTACGGTAATAATTGGTTGGAACGCTTTCTGCAGTCATTAAACGCCAATCCCTGGATTAATATCACCACCTTTTCAGAGGTGATTGACAAGGCAAGGCCGGTCGGCAAGGCCTACATCCCGGCCGGCTCATACCGCGAGATGACCGAATGGGTTCTGTCAAACGAGGCCTCAATGGTCTATGAAGATTATAAACAACATCTGCCGCCTTCGGAATTCGCCCTGAATCCGGGCGGATTCTGGCGCAACTTCTTCGTCAAGTATCCGGAAATCAACCTGATGTATTCAAAAATGATGCAGGTGAGCCAGGTGCTGGCATCGCTATCGGATAAGAAACCGGATAAAAAGTCGCAGGCCGCGCTGCCACCGGCGCAACTGGAACTCTACCGGGGCCAGGGCAATGACGCCTTTTGGCACGGCGTATTCGGCGGGTTCTATCTCCCCCACCTCAGGCACGCGATGTATAACCACCTGATTGCGGCTGAAGAGCTACTGCGTCAGATTGCGCCTGCCAAACCGAACGGCAAAGCACAGAACCACGATAACGTCTTACTTGAGATCGCCGACCTAGACTATGACGGCTATCCGGAAATCCGCTATTCCAACGAGTTCCTTAACTGCTATTTCAAGCCGGCCCAGGGCGGCGCGCTCTACGAACTTGATGTCATCCCCAAGAGATTTAATCCGCTCGCCACCATCAGGCGCCGGCAGGAATCATACCATAAGAAAATCCTTGAAGCCCAGGCACAGAACTCGGTTACCAATGTCGCTACCATCCACGACCTGGTTATCAGTAAGACCAAGGGGCTGGAAAACCTGCTCTATTACGACAACTACCCGAGGCAGAGCTGCCTGGACCATTTTATCGCTAAAGACACTTCGCTGGATGGTTTTGCCCGCTGCCACTATGCGGAACAAGGCGATTTCCTGTCAGGTGAGTATAAAACCTCAATCCCATTAAAGAAAGCCGCAATAAAGTTCGCGCGTGACGGATTCGTCCGACAAGCCGGCAAATCATATCCAGTACAGGTAAGTAAAAATATCTCCTTTGCTTTCGACGACCCTAAATCCCTGCAGATGGACTATGAAATAACCAATACCGGCCCGGAACCGATTGAGGCCGTGTTTGCCGTGGAGTTTAATCTTTCGATGTTAGCCGGCAATGCCCATGACCGGTTCTACTATAGCAGCCGTAATAAAAACCTCGGGCCGCTCATCAGCCAGGGCGAGGCCGCTAATGAGAAAATATTCGGCATCCAGGATTTATTCCAGAAAATAGACATCTCATTTGACTTGACTAAACCGTCCCGGATATGGTATTTCCCGATCCAGACCGTTTCTCAGTCCGAAGGCGGCTTTGAACTGGTTTACCAGTCATCCGTAATATTGCCTGGCTGGGAAATCCATCTTAAACCTCAGGAGAAGTGGCAGGTCCGGATTGCCAAGAGAGTCAAATTCATCTAA